The DNA window AGCCCGTCCAGCGGCTGCTCACCGGTGCCGCCGACGAGGTGGACGGCCCCCTCGTGCCACACGTGCCACAGCGCACGGCTCGGCCCCGCCGGTCCCTGCACCCAGATGAGGCCGGACTTCTTCGTGGCCTCCTCGATGAGCGCCCGGTCGAGCAGCTCCTGCGTCTGTGTCATGCGGCCTACTGTATGCGCCGGTGCCCGCGACCAGGAGATCTACCCTGGACGGGTGACCAGTGCCCGTACGCGCAGCGATGCCCCGCCCGGCGCGACCGCCGCCCGGGCCGAGACCGCCCACCCCCACCCCGGCGTCCGTACGGACCTGTTCCTGCTCGCGATCGCCATCTCCGGCATCTCCCTGTCGGCTCCCCTGATCGCCGCGACCGCCGCCCCCGCCCTGGCCATCGCCTTCTGGCGCAACGCCATGGCCGTGGGCGCCCTGACCCCCCTCGCGCTCGTCCGGCACCGCGCCGAGCTCCGCGGCATCGGCCGCCGGAACCTGCTGCTGGCCGTGGCCGCCGGCGCGCTCCTGGCCGTCCACTTCGGGGTGTGGCTGCCGAGCCTGCACATGACGTCGGTGGCGTCCTCGACCGCCCTGGTCACCACCACCCCGATCTGGACGACGCTCCTGATGCGCCTGCGCGGACACCGGCCGCCCGCGCTGGTGTGGGCGGGCACCGCCCTGGCCTTCCTGGGCGTGGTGATGCTGACCGGCGTCGACCTGTCCCTGTCCCCGCGGGCCCTCGCGGGCGACGCGCTGGCCCTCTCCGGCGGCATGGCGGCCGCCGGCTACGTCCTGCTGGGCGCGGAGGTGCGCCGGACGGTGGGCACGGTCACGTACAGCTACGTCTGCTACGCGACGACGACCGTCCTGCTGCTCGCCGCGTGCCTGTTCTCCGGCTCGTCCCTCGCGGGCTACAGCGGGGACACCTGGCTGAAGCTGGCCGTGCTGACGGTCACCGCGCAGCTGCTCGGGCACTCGCTGA is part of the Streptomyces roseifaciens genome and encodes:
- a CDS encoding DMT family transporter, with product MTSARTRSDAPPGATAARAETAHPHPGVRTDLFLLAIAISGISLSAPLIAATAAPALAIAFWRNAMAVGALTPLALVRHRAELRGIGRRNLLLAVAAGALLAVHFGVWLPSLHMTSVASSTALVTTTPIWTTLLMRLRGHRPPALVWAGTALAFLGVVMLTGVDLSLSPRALAGDALALSGGMAAAGYVLLGAEVRRTVGTVTYSYVCYATTTVLLLAACLFSGSSLAGYSGDTWLKLAVLTVTAQLLGHSLINRVVKGLGPSVTSTAILLETPGAALIAALWLGQTPPVASCPALAVILAGLGLVIMAGRAAKKG